A window of the Henckelia pumila isolate YLH828 chromosome 3, ASM3356847v2, whole genome shotgun sequence genome harbors these coding sequences:
- the LOC140889894 gene encoding uncharacterized protein, translating to MDGLDKYYHCKEPGHISRNYPRKKKTMGRLFVMQAEEAGPDTSLITGKISIRDISTFALLDSRATHYFISQSFIERVGIIPKVSSSVYDITVPSGEVLFTTCVLSGLELELQGNAVRDDLVVLPMSGFDLILGMYWLTVNGALIDFWNTTVALNPTSGDPIIFFTAQSNSVPHVTSCVRASKLLRRGCQGFLASVVVVADPSTSSVEDVDVVRYFSDIFPEDVAGTPLVREVEFSI from the exons ATGGATGGTTTGGACAAGTATTATCATTGCAAGGAGCCGGGCCATATTTCAAGGAACTATCCCAGGAAGAAGAAGACCATGGGGCGTTTAtttgtgatgcaggcagaggaggcaggcCCTGATACTTCTCTCATCACGG gaaAAATTAGCATTAGAGATATTTctacgtttgcgttgctagattctaGAGCTACGCATTATTTTATCTCTCAGTCGTTTATTGAGCGGGTAGGCATTATACCCAAGGTATCTAGTTCGGTTTATGATATTACCGTACCATCTGGTGAGGTTCTATTCACCACTTGCGTGCTCAGTGGGTTAGAGTTGGAGCTACAGGGGAATGCAGTTAGGGATGATCTAGTTGTATTGCCAATGTCAGGATTTGATCTTATTCTTGGTATgtactggttgacagtcaatggagctttgaTTGACTTTTGGAATACGACGGTAGCATTGAACCCTACGAGTGGAGATCCAATTATCTTCTTTACAGCCCAAAGCAACAGTGTTCCGCACGTCACCTCTTGTGTACGTGCGAGTAAGTTATTACGtaggggttgccaggggtttcttgctagtgtggttGTAGTGGCAGATCCGTCTACTAGTTCTGTTGAGGATGTAGACGTTGTACGCTACTTTTCAGATATCTTCCCGGAGGATGTAGCTGGAACTCCACTAGTTCGAGAGGTTGAGTTCAGCATTTAG